From endosymbiont of Galathealinum brachiosum, one genomic window encodes:
- a CDS encoding YqgE/AlgH family protein, with product MTEETCLANHFLIAMPSLEDGNFSRSVTFICEHDDNGALGITINRPSEFSLAEIFSQLQITTSNNEIKNQTVLSGGPVQTDRGFILHTPVGKWDSSLKVTDNIAVTTSQDIMQAIANGSGPDQSLLALGYAGWGPGQLEYEISENTWLNCPATEDILFNTPIESRWTAAAMLLGIDLQLLSNQTGHA from the coding sequence ATGACTGAAGAAACATGTCTTGCAAACCATTTTTTAATTGCCATGCCAAGCCTGGAAGATGGCAATTTTTCCAGATCAGTAACTTTTATTTGTGAACATGATGACAATGGTGCACTTGGTATCACTATTAATCGTCCGTCAGAATTCAGTCTGGCTGAGATTTTTTCACAGTTACAAATAACCACCTCAAACAATGAAATAAAAAACCAGACCGTTCTAAGTGGGGGCCCGGTACAAACAGACCGAGGTTTTATATTACATACACCTGTTGGCAAGTGGGACTCAAGCCTGAAAGTAACGGATAATATTGCCGTCACTACTTCACAGGATATTATGCAGGCTATTGCAAATGGCAGTGGCCCGGATCAATCATTACTTGCACTGGGTTATGCGGGCTGGGGTCCGGGACAACTAGAATATGAAATATCTGAAAACACCTGGCTAAACTGCCCTGCAACAGAAGATATTTTATTCAACACCCCCATCGAAAGTCGCTGGACAGCTGCTGCCATGCTGTTAGGTATTGATCTACAACTTCTAAGCAACCAGACAGGTCATGCATGA
- the pyrB gene encoding aspartate carbamoyltransferase catalytic subunit (catalyzes the transfer of the carbamoyl moiety from carbamoyl phosphate to L- aspartate in pyrimidine biosynthesis), whose protein sequence is MVNKATRRTDDLIGQDLWNIQLDDQGQLKHFLTIEGLGTNILNQILDTAESFAGVNESVKKVPLLRGKTIVNLFFEASTRTRTTFELAAKRLSADVLNMNISVSATSKGETLLDTLRNLEAMQTDMFVVRHADSGTAHFIANHVAPHIRVLNAGDGRHSHPTQAMLDMFTIRRNKGADFGKLRVAIVGDIMHSRVARSQIHALNTLNTGEVRVVGPKTLIPKDIESMGVSVFHDLEKGIKDADVVIMLRLQKERMSGALLPSEQEYYELYGLTEERFKLAKPDAIVMHPGPINRGVEIESSVADGDRSVILDQVTYGIAVRMAVMSMTLGGNITTQDQEKK, encoded by the coding sequence ATGGTTAACAAAGCCACCCGCCGTACTGATGATTTAATTGGCCAGGACCTCTGGAACATTCAACTGGATGATCAGGGGCAATTAAAGCACTTCCTGACCATCGAAGGTCTGGGCACAAATATACTTAATCAGATACTCGACACGGCAGAAAGTTTTGCCGGGGTAAATGAATCAGTTAAAAAAGTCCCTTTATTACGCGGCAAAACCATTGTAAATTTATTTTTTGAAGCTAGCACTCGAACTCGCACTACTTTTGAACTTGCTGCAAAACGCCTTTCTGCCGATGTACTTAATATGAACATCAGTGTATCTGCAACCAGTAAAGGCGAAACCCTGCTCGACACTCTTCGAAATCTGGAAGCCATGCAAACCGATATGTTTGTAGTGCGTCACGCAGACTCGGGAACGGCACACTTTATTGCTAATCATGTAGCACCACACATACGCGTATTAAACGCCGGTGATGGCCGACACTCACACCCCACTCAGGCCATGCTTGATATGTTTACCATTCGCCGTAACAAAGGCGCTGACTTTGGTAAATTACGTGTCGCTATTGTTGGCGATATTATGCACTCTCGTGTTGCACGCTCTCAAATACATGCATTAAATACATTAAACACTGGTGAAGTAAGAGTTGTTGGCCCAAAAACATTAATTCCAAAAGACATTGAGTCTATGGGTGTAAGTGTCTTTCATGATTTAGAAAAAGGCATTAAAGATGCCGATGTAGTCATTATGTTACGCCTGCAAAAAGAACGTATGTCAGGCGCATTACTACCAAGCGAACAGGAATATTATGAGCTCTACGGTTTAACTGAAGAGCGATTTAAACTTGCCAAACCAGATGCCATTGTTATGCACCCCGGCCCCATTAATCGTGGTGTGGAAATCGAATCCAGTGTAGCCGATGGGGATCGTTCTGTTATTTTAGATCAGGTAACCTACGGCATTGCCGTGCGTATGGCGGTCATGTCAATGACGCTAGGCGGCAATATAACCACTCAAGATCAGGAGAAAAAATAA
- a CDS encoding Holliday junction resolvase RuvX produces MSIQQVLGFDFGEKRIGVASGQSITCSSNPITTLTSKNNKPDWISIEQLISEWKPDALIVGLPFYLDGGKSEMTERAEKFSRQLEGRFKLPVYTHNEALSSFEAEQFLQEKKKKHNKPDIDKIAAAIIVQSWLEQNT; encoded by the coding sequence ATGAGCATACAACAGGTATTAGGATTCGACTTCGGTGAAAAACGCATTGGTGTTGCCTCCGGTCAATCAATCACCTGTAGCTCAAACCCCATAACCACACTGACATCAAAAAACAACAAACCCGACTGGATTTCAATAGAGCAACTAATTTCTGAATGGAAACCGGATGCACTGATTGTTGGTTTACCCTTTTATCTTGATGGCGGCAAAAGCGAAATGACCGAACGAGCTGAAAAGTTTTCCCGTCAACTTGAAGGCAGATTTAAACTGCCAGTTTATACTCACAACGAAGCACTTAGCTCTTTTGAGGCAGAACAGTTTTTACAGGAAAAAAAAAAGAAGCACAATAAACCGGACATTGATAAGATAGCCGCCGCAATCATTGTTCAAAGCTGGCTGGAGCAAAACACATGA
- a CDS encoding chemotaxis protein CheW, with translation MQGAFNRLKEIEQKCLERVKDMPSVDGVTDEWTGIGFKIAGVSLLSSMAEVTEILDVPAFTRVPGVKPWVVGIANVRGGLLPLMDLKRFVTGQPVDSMNTARVMVVDHNGLHTGLVVEEVQGMRHFSLGEQAFELPDLDNRLKPYIKQAFKKDNNFWPVFSLHVLVDDERFLHASL, from the coding sequence ATGCAAGGTGCTTTTAACAGACTAAAAGAAATAGAACAAAAATGTCTGGAAAGAGTAAAGGATATGCCATCGGTTGATGGTGTTACGGATGAGTGGACGGGTATCGGATTTAAAATTGCGGGTGTCAGTCTGCTTTCAAGTATGGCAGAAGTGACAGAAATACTGGATGTGCCCGCATTCACACGTGTACCAGGTGTTAAACCCTGGGTTGTCGGAATTGCAAACGTGCGTGGTGGTCTTTTGCCGCTGATGGATTTAAAGCGATTTGTTACCGGGCAACCAGTAGACAGTATGAATACGGCACGTGTCATGGTGGTAGACCATAATGGATTGCATACGGGCCTTGTTGTTGAAGAGGTGCAAGGGATGAGGCACTTTTCATTAGGTGAGCAGGCTTTTGAGTTACCAGATTTGGATAACCGTCTGAAGCCATATATAAAGCAGGCGTTTAAAAAAGATAATAATTTCTGGCCCGTGTTTAGTCTGCACGTACTGGTTGATGATGAGCGTTTCTTACATGCATCTTTGTAG
- a CDS encoding glutathione synthase: protein MTINIGIVMDPIESITPYKDSSLAMMLAAQNKGWQLHYIQQSGLYLKDNSIKADFKPIKVFDDNSHWFETGELATMNAADLDVILMRIDPPFDMEYIYTTYMLEMAEQQGSLIVNKPASLRDANEKLFATRFPQCCTDVLVSRDPDKLRQFVTQFKDVILKPLDGMGGQSIFRVSPTDANLSVILETMVNYGQHTIMAQKFIPEITQGDKRILMVNGDAIGYTLARIPARGETRGNLAAGGSGKAIPITEREQWIADQVGPTLKEMGILFAGLDVIGDYLTEINVTSPTCIREIDKQFNLDIAGQLMDCIEEIKC, encoded by the coding sequence ATGACTATCAACATTGGTATCGTAATGGATCCCATAGAATCCATCACACCCTACAAAGATAGCAGCCTTGCAATGATGCTCGCCGCCCAGAACAAAGGCTGGCAGTTACACTACATACAACAAAGCGGACTTTATCTAAAAGATAATTCGATCAAAGCAGACTTTAAGCCGATAAAAGTGTTTGATGACAACAGTCACTGGTTCGAAACCGGTGAACTTGCCACAATGAATGCAGCAGATCTGGATGTTATTCTAATGCGAATAGATCCGCCCTTTGATATGGAGTATATCTATACGACCTACATGCTGGAAATGGCAGAACAACAGGGCAGTCTGATTGTCAATAAACCCGCTAGCCTTCGGGATGCTAACGAAAAACTATTCGCCACTCGTTTTCCTCAGTGCTGCACAGATGTTCTGGTTAGCCGAGACCCGGACAAACTGCGCCAGTTTGTCACGCAATTTAAAGACGTCATTCTTAAGCCTCTTGACGGCATGGGCGGACAGTCCATATTTAGAGTAAGCCCGACAGATGCCAACCTTTCTGTCATTCTTGAAACCATGGTCAATTATGGCCAACACACCATAATGGCGCAAAAATTTATTCCTGAAATAACACAGGGTGACAAACGTATTTTAATGGTTAATGGTGATGCAATTGGCTACACCCTCGCACGTATTCCAGCCAGGGGAGAAACCAGAGGCAACCTTGCAGCGGGCGGCTCGGGTAAAGCCATACCAATTACAGAAAGAGAGCAGTGGATAGCCGATCAGGTAGGGCCCACGCTTAAGGAAATGGGTATTTTATTTGCCGGTCTGGATGTTATTGGCGATTATCTGACCGAAATTAACGTGACCAGCCCGACCTGCATTCGTGAAATTGATAAACAGTTTAATCTTGATATTGCCGGCCAACTCATGGACTGCATCGAAGAGATTAAATGTTAA
- a CDS encoding pilus assembly protein PilG codes for MAEDSAGLSNLKVMVIDDSKTIRRTAENLLKKEGCDVVTAVDGFEALSKIAEHKPDIIFVDIMMPRLDGYQTCALIKHNRMFKSTPVIMLSSKDSIFDRARGRIVGSEQYLTKPFTKDDLLGAIKEYASN; via the coding sequence ATGGCAGAAGATTCCGCAGGGCTTAGTAACCTGAAAGTAATGGTGATTGACGATAGTAAAACGATTCGTCGTACCGCTGAAAATTTACTAAAAAAAGAAGGTTGTGATGTAGTAACCGCGGTAGATGGCTTTGAAGCCCTATCGAAGATTGCTGAACACAAACCTGATATTATTTTTGTCGATATTATGATGCCACGCCTTGATGGATATCAAACGTGTGCGCTGATTAAACATAATCGAATGTTTAAATCCACGCCTGTAATTATGTTGTCCAGTAAGGACAGTATTTTTGACCGCGCGCGTGGAAGAATCGTAGGTTCAGAACAATATTTAACCAAGCCATTCACTAAAGATGATTTGCTCGGTGCGATAAAAGAATATGCGTCAAATTAA
- a CDS encoding two-component system response regulator, which translates to MANILIIDDSPTEVHVFKTMLEKNGHTVHVSETGEAGIVKAKDIIPDLVLMDIVMPGINGFQATRQLATIEETSHIPVIIVTTKDQETDKVWGIRQGAKDYIVKPVKENDLMARVNSALAGK; encoded by the coding sequence ATGGCTAATATCTTAATCATAGATGATTCACCCACAGAGGTTCATGTGTTTAAGACCATGTTGGAAAAAAATGGTCATACTGTACACGTGTCTGAAACAGGTGAAGCAGGAATTGTGAAAGCGAAGGATATTATCCCTGATCTTGTTTTAATGGATATTGTAATGCCTGGCATTAATGGTTTTCAGGCGACTCGTCAGTTAGCCACAATTGAAGAGACATCTCATATCCCTGTTATTATCGTAACAACTAAAGATCAGGAAACTGACAAGGTATGGGGAATACGTCAGGGTGCAAAGGATTATATTGTTAAGCCGGTTAAGGAAAATGATTTAATGGCTAGAGTTAACTCGGCGCTTGCCGGTAAGTAA
- a CDS encoding bifunctional pyr operon transcriptional regulator/uracil phosphoribosyltransferase PyrR, translating into MTHAAEPDKLLEKLATDLENLLEHRSIEKPLMVGIHTGGVWLAEKLHKRLNLEDDLSTLDISFYRDDFSRIGMNPQVKPSSLPPQVEDRHIILVDDVLQTGRTIRAAMNEIFDYGRPASITLACLIERPGREIPIQADVVGQVLELSDDEQIKLTGPEPLAWELIKSE; encoded by the coding sequence ATGACCCACGCTGCCGAACCAGACAAACTTCTGGAAAAACTGGCTACCGACCTCGAAAATCTGTTAGAACACCGTTCTATAGAAAAACCTTTAATGGTTGGCATTCACACTGGTGGTGTCTGGCTTGCCGAGAAACTTCATAAACGACTTAATCTCGAAGATGATTTATCAACACTCGATATCAGTTTCTATCGTGATGACTTTTCACGCATAGGCATGAATCCTCAGGTTAAACCATCCAGTCTGCCACCACAGGTAGAGGACCGACATATTATTCTGGTCGATGATGTACTACAGACTGGCCGCACCATTCGTGCAGCGATGAATGAAATTTTTGATTACGGCCGTCCCGCTTCAATTACCCTGGCATGCTTAATTGAAAGACCGGGAAGAGAAATTCCCATTCAAGCTGATGTAGTCGGACAGGTACTTGAACTTTCAGATGACGAACAAATTAAATTAACCGGGCCAGAACCATTAGCCTGGGAACTTATAAAATCCGAATGA
- a CDS encoding thiamine biosynthesis protein ApbE, with amino-acid sequence MLKNLLLITVFISLTACEKTVQEYHHSSLHFGTLIDITLYDVSESQADEAFKQLDKDFSYMHSAWSPWESGSVGRTNNLLKTGATFSIGPGVLELIKKSAAIANNTEQLFNPAIGELINLWQIHKHDDPDIKPPENKLIEQLIKNNPRLDDIKIEGVKIQTDNPHVLLNFGAFAKGYAIDLEIEMLKNRGIKNAIINTGGDLKAIGSHGDRPWYIAIRHPRLDTWIAKIEASNDESVFTSGDYERFYQYQGKRYHHILDPRTGYPAQGVQSVTVLHTDSGLADAAATALFVAGPDKWQEIANNLHLKQVMLIDSKGVVHVTPAMKKRLKFNSQIDTTILTATDL; translated from the coding sequence ATGTTAAAAAACCTCCTGTTAATCACGGTATTTATTAGTCTCACTGCCTGTGAAAAAACAGTGCAGGAATATCACCACAGCAGCTTACACTTTGGCACCTTAATTGATATTACACTCTACGATGTAAGTGAATCTCAGGCCGATGAAGCATTTAAACAGCTTGATAAAGACTTCAGTTACATGCATTCAGCATGGTCTCCATGGGAATCAGGCTCTGTAGGCCGCACCAATAATCTTTTAAAAACGGGCGCCACCTTTTCTATTGGGCCTGGCGTGCTGGAATTAATTAAAAAATCAGCTGCTATAGCAAACAATACTGAACAGTTATTTAACCCCGCCATCGGTGAACTCATTAATCTCTGGCAAATTCATAAACATGATGATCCAGACATAAAACCACCCGAAAACAAACTCATTGAGCAGCTCATAAAGAACAACCCCCGACTTGACGACATTAAAATAGAGGGTGTAAAAATTCAGACAGACAATCCCCATGTCTTATTAAATTTTGGCGCGTTTGCAAAAGGTTATGCTATTGACCTTGAAATAGAGATGCTAAAAAACAGAGGTATTAAAAATGCCATTATCAATACTGGCGGTGATTTAAAAGCCATTGGATCACATGGTGATCGCCCCTGGTATATCGCCATACGACACCCGCGCTTAGATACCTGGATTGCCAAAATTGAAGCTAGTAATGATGAAAGCGTTTTCACATCCGGAGATTATGAACGTTTTTATCAGTATCAGGGAAAACGCTACCATCACATACTCGACCCGCGCACAGGCTACCCGGCTCAAGGAGTTCAATCGGTTACGGTTTTACACACTGACTCTGGATTAGCCGATGCAGCAGCAACCGCGCTATTTGTAGCAGGCCCTGATAAGTGGCAGGAAATAGCAAACAACCTTCATTTAAAACAGGTTATGCTAATTGACAGCAAGGGTGTTGTGCATGTTACTCCTGCCATGAAAAAACGTTTAAAATTTAATTCACAAATTGACACTACTATATTAACCGCGACAGACCTATAA
- a CDS encoding dihydroorotase, with product MNNILIKNARIIDPKNNLDEKTDLYISDQKVAALGSAPENFTADETIDANNHWLIPGIVDLSARLREPGLEQKANIETETNAAASAGITTLCIPPDTDPVIDEPAVVELILRKAKLARKTHVYTLGALTAGLKGEHLSEMFSLKQAGCVGVSNARNAIENPLILRRAFEYASTHNITVFIEAHDKHLSENGCAHEGAIASRLGLNSIPYAAETVPIAQILELIRDTDIRIHFGRLSCARSIELISDAKANGLKVTADVAVHQLHLTDMDISSFNSLYHVIPPLRSQRDMNALRHGLAEGVINSICSDHQPHEPDAKLAPYPATEPGISGIETLLPLTLKLVENGSLTLNTAIASITCNPANTLGLNAGHLAVGQPANLCLIDPEKEWVFNIDEMLSHGRNTPFSGWHFKGKVMRTFIKGNTVFKQ from the coding sequence ATGAATAATATCCTGATTAAAAATGCTCGAATTATTGATCCGAAAAATAATCTGGATGAAAAAACAGACTTATACATAAGCGATCAGAAAGTTGCCGCTCTGGGGAGTGCACCTGAAAATTTTACAGCAGATGAAACAATTGACGCAAATAATCACTGGTTAATTCCCGGCATTGTTGATCTTAGCGCACGCTTGCGTGAACCTGGCCTTGAACAAAAAGCCAATATAGAAACAGAAACCAATGCCGCCGCCAGCGCTGGCATAACAACTTTATGCATACCACCTGATACAGACCCGGTTATTGATGAACCGGCGGTTGTTGAATTAATTTTACGAAAAGCAAAACTGGCCAGAAAAACACACGTATACACACTGGGTGCACTAACTGCCGGTTTGAAAGGTGAACATCTAAGTGAAATGTTCAGTTTGAAACAGGCGGGCTGTGTCGGTGTTAGTAATGCACGCAACGCAATTGAGAACCCGTTAATTCTGCGTCGTGCATTTGAATATGCATCCACACACAACATTACTGTTTTTATTGAGGCCCATGACAAACACTTAAGTGAAAATGGTTGCGCGCATGAAGGCGCTATTGCTAGCAGACTGGGTTTAAATTCCATACCCTACGCAGCGGAAACCGTACCGATTGCTCAAATTTTAGAATTAATTCGAGACACTGATATTCGTATTCACTTTGGTCGCTTATCCTGCGCAAGAAGCATTGAACTAATCAGTGACGCTAAAGCAAATGGTTTAAAAGTAACAGCCGATGTAGCAGTACACCAGCTGCACCTTACCGATATGGATATCAGCAGTTTTAACAGCCTTTATCATGTTATTCCACCACTTCGTTCACAGCGTGATATGAATGCTTTACGCCACGGTTTAGCCGAGGGCGTTATCAATAGCATTTGTTCAGATCATCAGCCTCATGAACCTGATGCAAAATTGGCTCCCTACCCTGCTACTGAACCAGGAATTTCAGGCATTGAAACCTTATTACCACTGACATTAAAACTGGTTGAGAATGGCAGCTTAACTTTGAACACAGCCATCGCCAGTATTACCTGCAACCCAGCCAACACTTTAGGCCTGAATGCAGGACACCTGGCCGTAGGTCAGCCCGCAAATTTATGTTTAATTGATCCTGAAAAAGAATGGGTATTTAATATTGATGAAATGTTAAGTCACGGCAGAAACACTCCATTTTCTGGCTGGCATTTCAAAGGAAAAGTAATGCGTACTTTTATCAAAGGTAACACTGTTTTTAAACAATAA